The Garra rufa chromosome 23, GarRuf1.0, whole genome shotgun sequence genome includes a region encoding these proteins:
- the sub1a gene encoding SUB1 regulator of transcription a, producing MPKSKEVLSSTSDSDSDSEVDTKAKQKKQATPEKPSKKRKIGETSKVSSASKESSSKNDNMFQIGKMKYVSVRNFKGNLLIDIREYFMDQEGEMKPGRKGISLNPEQWNQLKQQISEIDDAVRRT from the exons ATGCCAAAGTCAAAGGAAGTGCTGTCTTCTACCTCAGACAGCGACTCTGACAGTGAAGTTGATACGAAG GCGAAGCAAAAGAAGCAGGCAACGCCAGAGAAGCCATCAAAGAAACGAAAGATTGGAGAAACCTCCAAAGTGTCATCTGCGTCCAAAGAAAGCAGCAGCAAAAATGACAATATGTTCCAG ataggAAAGATGAAGTATGTGAGTGTTCGGAATTTCAAGGGAAACTTGCTGATTGATATCCGGGAATACTTTATGGACCAGGAAGGTGAAATGAAACCAGGCCGGAAAG GGATTTCACTGAACCCAGAGCAGTGGAACCAACTAAAACAGCAGATAAGTGAGATTGACGACGCCGTGAGGAGAACATAA